The Papaver somniferum cultivar HN1 chromosome 3, ASM357369v1, whole genome shotgun sequence genome includes a region encoding these proteins:
- the LOC113358075 gene encoding uncharacterized protein LOC113358075 isoform X2 yields MAVVAADKGVVVDDVGGDMQCSNHPYKNNNNPGGICAFCLQEKLGRLVSSSKSDPCFFPVNTPPSTTAAETSQKKTRKSPIAATNSSSLSSSLQQHQNNKLVMLKRSKSSAASNTRRIISHEPRHQIFDNDDEEQELGTTDEYTTPAKSATTNKHHRGFWSSFLHLSSASNRTSKRTIRSGPYGERDQRDRVAVMSNTTATNANNNTISSTIAEKEEKLGGGNESSSSNGVASSTRRDAIGGYGDENDSPNSSSHASSSNSFGRKVARSRSVGCGSRSFSGAFLEKISTGFGDCSTLRRVESQRESNYHNNKMVAVDDHHRHNHHHRHIKERVKCGGIFGGFTMTNTSNSISNGGRVVAAVVGPPHGRSKNWGWAFASPMRAFRPPTSSSSSSSSKPGGSVVVAAAPKDIWFV; encoded by the exons ATGGCAGTAGTAGCTGCAGATAAAGGAGTAGTGGTGGATGATGTGGGTGGAGATATGCAGTGTAGTAATCATCCATACAAGAACAATAATAATCCTGGTGGGATCTGTGCTTTTTGCCTTCAAGAGAAGTTAGGTAGacttgtttcttcttctaaatctgatccttgtttctttcctgtCAACACTCCTccatcaacaacagcagcag AAACATCTCAAAAGAAGACGAGAAAATCACCCATTGCTGCTACTAATTCCTCCTCATTATCATCATCACTTCAACAACATCAGAACAACAAATTGGTTATGCTCAAGAGAAGCAAATCCTCTGCTGCATCTAACACTAGGCGTATTATTAGTCATGAACCTCGCCATCAGATCTTCGATAATGACGACGAGGAGCAGGAATTAGGAACAACAGATGAATACACCACCCCGGCAAAATCTGCAACTACGAATAAGCATCATAGAGGGTTTTGGTCCTCATTCTTGCATCTGTCCTCTGCCTCCAATAGAACTAGCAAGAGAACCATTAGAAGCGGTCCTTACGGGGAAAGGGATCAGCGAGACAGAGTGGCAGTGATGTCGAACACTACAGCAACAAATGCTAATAATAATACAATCAGTTCAACAATAGCTGAAAAGGAAGAGAAATTAGGAGGTGGTAATGAGAGCAGTAGTAGTAATGGTGTGGCATCATCAACTAGGAGAGATGCTATTGGGGGTTATGGGGATGAGAATGACAGTCCCAACAGCAGTAGCCATGCCTCGTCGTCTAATTCATTCGGAAGAAAAGTAGCTAGATCCAGATCAGTTGGGTGTGGTAGTAGGAGCTTCTCTGGTGCATTCTTAGAGAAGATTTCTACTGGATTTGGTGATTGTAGTACTCTCAGGAGAGTGGAGTCTCAAAGAGAATCCAATTACCATAATAATAAGATGGTTGCCGTGGATGATCACCaccgccacaaccaccaccaccgccatatCAAAGAGCGGGTAAAATGTGGTGGGATATTTGGAGGATTCACTATGACTAACACTAGTAATAGCATTAGTAATGGCGGGAGGGTTGTAGCTGCTGTAGTTGGACCTCCACATGGTCGGAGTAAAAACTGGGGATGGGCATTTGCGAGTCCTATGAGAGCATTCAGGCCGCCTACTTCTTCGTCTTCGTCATCCTCGTCAAAGCCGGGTGgctctgttgttgttgctgctgctccaAAAGACATATGGTTTGTGTAA
- the LOC113358075 gene encoding uncharacterized protein DDB_G0283357-like isoform X1 → MAVVAADKGVVVDDVGGDMQCSNHPYKNNNNPGGICAFCLQEKLGRLVSSSKSDPCFFPVNTPPSTTAAGDSSSSPSSLITARSSNSGFGTSNTINIKNAAAALALGTASSSSSSAAHDNNHNKTTTATTSSKMMIMNGTNNNNVHHNLLETSQKKTRKSPIAATNSSSLSSSLQQHQNNKLVMLKRSKSSAASNTRRIISHEPRHQIFDNDDEEQELGTTDEYTTPAKSATTNKHHRGFWSSFLHLSSASNRTSKRTIRSGPYGERDQRDRVAVMSNTTATNANNNTISSTIAEKEEKLGGGNESSSSNGVASSTRRDAIGGYGDENDSPNSSSHASSSNSFGRKVARSRSVGCGSRSFSGAFLEKISTGFGDCSTLRRVESQRESNYHNNKMVAVDDHHRHNHHHRHIKERVKCGGIFGGFTMTNTSNSISNGGRVVAAVVGPPHGRSKNWGWAFASPMRAFRPPTSSSSSSSSKPGGSVVVAAAPKDIWFV, encoded by the coding sequence ATGGCAGTAGTAGCTGCAGATAAAGGAGTAGTGGTGGATGATGTGGGTGGAGATATGCAGTGTAGTAATCATCCATACAAGAACAATAATAATCCTGGTGGGATCTGTGCTTTTTGCCTTCAAGAGAAGTTAGGTAGacttgtttcttcttctaaatctgatccttgtttctttcctgtCAACACTCCTccatcaacaacagcagcaggtgATTCTTCCTCTTCTCCTTCCTCTTTAATCACTGCCAGATCTAGCAATAGTGGATTTGGGACTAGTAATACCATTAATATTAAAAATGCAGCAGCAGCATTAGCATTAGGaactgcatcatcatcatcatcatcagctgcTCATgataataatcataataaaacaaCTACTGCTACTACTTCTTCAAAGATGATGATCATGAATGGtactaataataataatgttcATCATAATTTGTTAGAAACATCTCAAAAGAAGACGAGAAAATCACCCATTGCTGCTACTAATTCCTCCTCATTATCATCATCACTTCAACAACATCAGAACAACAAATTGGTTATGCTCAAGAGAAGCAAATCCTCTGCTGCATCTAACACTAGGCGTATTATTAGTCATGAACCTCGCCATCAGATCTTCGATAATGACGACGAGGAGCAGGAATTAGGAACAACAGATGAATACACCACCCCGGCAAAATCTGCAACTACGAATAAGCATCATAGAGGGTTTTGGTCCTCATTCTTGCATCTGTCCTCTGCCTCCAATAGAACTAGCAAGAGAACCATTAGAAGCGGTCCTTACGGGGAAAGGGATCAGCGAGACAGAGTGGCAGTGATGTCGAACACTACAGCAACAAATGCTAATAATAATACAATCAGTTCAACAATAGCTGAAAAGGAAGAGAAATTAGGAGGTGGTAATGAGAGCAGTAGTAGTAATGGTGTGGCATCATCAACTAGGAGAGATGCTATTGGGGGTTATGGGGATGAGAATGACAGTCCCAACAGCAGTAGCCATGCCTCGTCGTCTAATTCATTCGGAAGAAAAGTAGCTAGATCCAGATCAGTTGGGTGTGGTAGTAGGAGCTTCTCTGGTGCATTCTTAGAGAAGATTTCTACTGGATTTGGTGATTGTAGTACTCTCAGGAGAGTGGAGTCTCAAAGAGAATCCAATTACCATAATAATAAGATGGTTGCCGTGGATGATCACCaccgccacaaccaccaccaccgccatatCAAAGAGCGGGTAAAATGTGGTGGGATATTTGGAGGATTCACTATGACTAACACTAGTAATAGCATTAGTAATGGCGGGAGGGTTGTAGCTGCTGTAGTTGGACCTCCACATGGTCGGAGTAAAAACTGGGGATGGGCATTTGCGAGTCCTATGAGAGCATTCAGGCCGCCTACTTCTTCGTCTTCGTCATCCTCGTCAAAGCCGGGTGgctctgttgttgttgctgctgctccaAAAGACATATGGTTTGTGTAA